TATGCTCTGTAGACACAACTACAATTTGGGGGCCCCCTTCACTGTGGGGAGAAAAGGTGAGGAGAAAGGTGGGGTCTAGTGGGGTTCAGGAGTCTGCTCCATGAGAGCCTGGCCACGGTTGGTTCTTCTTCCTTATGACAGGTAAATTTCTGCTTCAGGAGAAATGGGTTACAGGCAGAGAGTCTGTGAATATGTTCTGTCCCCAGCTATCTGTGAGTCACTTATTGTCCTCACAGGTCAGGTCTCTGTGATCTTGGTCCTAGACCTCCTAGGTTCTCAGGGTCTTTCAGGACTAGCATACTCTCAATAGAAGGGGTGATTGTAGGAGGATCTGATAAGATATAAATACTCTTTGGGGCATTGAAATAGCCTATTTCTTAGTCTTTGAGGGATGCAATATCTCTACACTTCTATTTTTCACTTGGGTGATCTGGGATAGAGATTGGGGTAGTGATAGTCCCTACAGAAGCTCCTGCTCTGGCTTGGCTGGTCtcatctttctctccctccctagtGCAACCAGAGGTGACAGTGTACCCAGAGAAGACCCCGTTCCTGCATCAGCACAACCTGCTGCTCTGCTCCGTGACAGGCTTCTATCCAGGGGACATAAAGATCAGGTGGTTCTGGAATGGACAGGAGGAGAGAGCTGGCGTTATGTCCACTGGTCTTATTAGGAACGGAGACTGGACCTTTCAGACCATGGTGATGCTGGAAGTGACTCCTTCACCTGGAGATGTTTACAGCTGCCTTGTTGAGCACCCCAGTCTGCCCAGCCCTGTTTCTGTGGAGTGGAGTGAGTAGTTTCTTGTACTCTCTGGGCCTGACTCAGGGTCAAACATTTACAGGCTCGGTGTCACTTCCCCATTCATCTTGGTCACAACACAATTCTTTCCCTTGATCTGGGAGGGTCACAAAAATCAGAGTCTTTGCTTTAGGATGGGAGAAAATAGGGCAGCTATTGATCTTCatgtcttccaagaaataaggagctTTAATCATCTCATTATTTGCTTCCCCCTCTGGGAACTACTCTCCTTCATGGAATataagaatcaataaaaaatggGAGGCAACTCTGTAGTTGCAGACTTTGACCTCGGAGTGCCACttctaaatatttttcttctctaaatAGCATTGGTGTCCAGTACAGACTTTGGAATTTTAAGAAGGTGCACCAACTACTGGGTGCTACTCACTAACTTTAAACTTGTTTTCTGCAGGAGCTCAGCGTGAATATTCTTGGAAAAAGATACTCAGTGGAGTTGGAGCCTTCCTACTTGGGCTAACCTTCCTTCTGGTGGGGATCATCATCCACCTCAGGGCTCGCAAAGGTGATGAGCCTCTGAAACCTTGCCACCTGCCCTGTTTCTTCCCTGGTTTCTGACTTTCCCTACATCAAGACTTCACAGGGGTCACTAGGATCCCTGAAGCCAGAAACGACCCTAGGGTGAGCAGAAACAAGTTTTGACAGTGCAGGCCATTCCCTATTCCTCAGAATAATGAAATTTGGTCCTAAATGGAATGGTCCTAAATGGATCATTTCACTGTCTCTTTCCAGGATCTGTGGAGGCTCAGTCTGGTGATGAGGTAATCTCTCTTATTCCTTGTCTCTGGGTGGCGTCTTCAGACAGTGCATGGGCTAGAGGGAGTCAATGGGATAAAGGAGGCAGAGGGTGGCCCCGGCTGGTGGTATGTCTCCTGCGTTCCTGGAATGGGGGGTGGGGTTGCTTTACGAGACCTTCATCACTGTTCCCACAGATCTCAAGAGCTATTCTACAGAAGCCATACTCAGGTCCTAATCAAAGCTTCTCTCCTGAAACCTGAAGTAGTGCTGTGGCTTAGGAAAGGTCATTGGAGAGGTCACTGTTCTGGGAATGACTTTGTTCCATGATCCTTGGAATCCTGAATGGATTTTGGAGTTTTATGCTGTGAGATCATGCATCCCCCAACTCTGTCCTTCCTCTCATTGTGTGCTTTATTAGTTCCCATTCCAAACACATGGTTCAGAAATTTCCAGAAGACCTAACTCTTTCCAGTCCCAAACTATGTTTTTCTATAGCCCAGCCCTAACCCCCACAATTCCTAAATCTATCTTTCAACTGCAGTCTCCAATGTCTTCAGAAGACAGATGCTCAGTCGCTGTTtccatttactatttttttaaaacaattattgcaaaataaaacagaaatacaGATAACCACACAAAATGTACGATTATTTAATGGATTAAGGCAGAACCCCTATAGTCACCATTCAGGTCAAGAAACAGCACTTTTCCAGCCACAACAAAAGTTTTCATGTGCCTCAGGACAATCAAGTCCCTTTCTTCCCATTTATGATGCCCTCTTTCTTGTAGTTATTTATAGCCGATTCACCCAAGTGTGATTCTTGCACACCACACTTAGTTATCTTTTATGCCTAGACCTCAGGTTTCTCCCCCATCCCATTCTTTTCATTATGATTAATTCATGGAAAAGCTCCAGTTATTTGACCTGAAGTGTTTCCCACACTCTGGATTTTGTGCCTGTATAAACATGGTGCAGTTTAACATGCCCCTTTGCCCTCTGTAATTTTTTACCAGTTAGCATCTGGTGCAGAGGTGGGATTAGACTCTGGTTTGATCATTTTGGAAAGCCTATTGGTGGCTTTTACCAAAAGCCTATTGTGTAATCTTTTACCAAAAGACATGTAATTCTACTTGCATAAGAAGAGTTTTATGATGTTAGCAACCATTGATACTAATTGCCTAGTTCTGTTAATATATTTGGGATTGCAACATGGTGATTTTTCTAGTTTTATAAtcctttctttgtttatttactgTATATTATTTGTTATTTTCACTGCATTATTTACATTGTGGGTGCAAAATCTATAGTGGGTAATACTGTTGGTGCCTTAGCTCAATTGAAGGACTGATACCAAGCTCTATAGGTAAGTCTTGTATTCTTCACTGCTATGCACTTTCAAACAACAAATGCCAGTTTTGCTTAAGGATGGTCTTGatgaagcaataaaaatcattcattTTGCTAAATCTTAAACCTCaagtatgtatttttaaagtcagtttgacaaaatagggagctttcctgttgCATATAGATGGAAAGGCAGTTGTATCATGCTTGAGTTGTGAGTGGAATTAGCCCCCCCACCATTTAATGGATCATCACTTTTCCTTGAAAGAATAATTGAGAAACAGTGTGGTTATTTAGATTTGGGCATTTGGTATAAGTTTTCTCAAAATCAAACAAATAGACCTATTAtctggaggaaaattttattgacaataaaaattatattttcaagagaaaattaaaaaaatataaaaaacttgTTTGCCACAtttcttcttctaaatatttccctgatGTTATTGGTGGTGATTTGAGCATACATGGTTTTGAAAGCATTGTTTAATGAAATGTGTTAACATTTTAAAGATCTGCATAACTCCATGAACCAATAATTTCCAAATAATCAATGCATGATGtggcaaagtggaaggataaatGATCCATTCAAAGTGTAAGATAGACCAATTAATTTTTAACACAACAGAACATGATAGGTTCATTGATAAGTTTTCAGATTCTATTTTGTAACTAACCTGTAAAATTCTGCTGCTTGCTGAGTTTTAATGTTGTAGAAGAATATCCATAATATCTGAAAAGCTATTAAAATTTATCCTCTTTCTAAATACATTTCAGAGCATAGCCAAATTTTCTTCATGTACTTCAACCAAAACAATGATTGTTACAGTTTGAATAGAGAAGAATACATAACCAAGTTATCATTACTAAGTCTCACAGTAGAgagtttaaaaatgaaaaacaatttcTTATATTTCAGTGTTGTTCTGGGCTGGAAAATATAGCTATTTTCCACAAAAATATGCTATTTGTGTGACATGTAATGCATTTATTTCTGCTATttaaaaaagacacacaaaacaaacattaGTGTTGCTTGACATAACCCATATAAACGGAAGTCCATTTCTTCttctaaaaatttttaatcaacataTAGAAATTGTACATATTTTATGGAGTGAGGTTTCAATGCATGTAGACATTATGTGATGTTTAAATCAGGGTAAACATATCTGCTTCCtgaaacatttattatttcttggtGGTGAAAGCATTAAAATTCTTTCTGATAGTTTTTTTAAACATATAGAACAATTATTATTAATAGTCACCCTACTGTGAAATAGAACACCAgatgatatttttcttttctataattTAGTTCCCATTGAGCAACATTTACCCATCCCTCCCCACCCCCTTATTCTCTGCAGCCATTGGTAACCACTCTTGAGTCCTATGAAATTTGACTTTTTTTCAGGTTACACATGAGTGAGATCACATAGTACTTgcttctctgtgcctggcttatttcacttaacataatgatcatCAGTTCTATGTGTTGTcaaaaatgacaggatttcatttttttttttgccgtcAATAAGAAATTTActtgtttaaaaaaatccaaatgctGGCATTGTCCAGAAAAATTTAACagttttatttatagttgttaTAAAGTTGAACTGCTGAAGCCTGTTCACTGAAACATTTTGACTTGCATTAATGCGTTACATCCCgcatttatattaaaaattcacacacaaatgaaaatggaaaaacgGCCAATACCTGATTTCTGTCCCCTATTTTTCCACTCACAATCATATACTTAGGTACCTTTTGACCCCATGGAAAAAAATATCTAACGTTCAGAACTACCAATaacaggaagaagagaaaaaaaaatgttttttgagaATGAAATGTTTCCCATCATAGTGAATTCTTAAGCACGTTCTCCACGTAAGAGGCGTGCTAGTTGGATGTCTTTTGGCATAATTGTTACACGTGGCATGGATAGCACACAGGTTGGTGTCTTCAAAAAGGCCAACGAGAAAGGCCTCACTTGCCTCCTGCAAAGCACCAATAGCTGCGCTCTGGAAGCGAAGATCTATTTTGAAGTCCTGAGAAATTTCTCGCACCAGACGCTGGAAGGGGAGTTTGCGAATCAGAAGTTCAGTGGACTTCTGATAACGTCTAATTTCACGGAGTGCCACAGTACCAGGCCTGTAACGATGAGGTTTCTTCACCCCTCCAGTAGAGGGCGCACTCTTACGAGCGGCTTTTGTAGCCAGTTGTTTCCTGGGTGCTTTACCACCGGTGGATTTGCGGGCAGTCTGCTTTGTATGAGCCATGGTAGAAAGACCTCCTTACTTACCCCCCTTCTCCTTCGGCTGGAGCTCGTCGAGCTAGAGGCGGCGCTGGCGTTACAGAGCAGGATTTCATCTTTTTTCTGGATAAATAGTATTCCACTCTGTACCAGAGTTCTTTTAGCATTCCCAATTTTTAAGGGATTATGATACCAAAAAGTTTACGAATTACTGACATACTCATTGTGTTATTTGGAACTCTTTATTTAGTAGATTCTTCAAGAAGTTGTCGAGAAGTGTATGAAACTCTCTGGTTGCAATTCTGGAGTTGTATGTTTCTCCGTGTATTTCTGAGTGCTGTCTTCCTGTTGACTCTTTTATCCTCATGAAGCGTTCTTCTTTATCTCtaacaatacattttattttgaaatgtgttTTTGCCTGATAGCACCGTGGCCACCCAGCCTGCATAGGCTTACTGTTGGTATGGTGTATCTTTTCCCATGAATTGACTTTCACTTCAGTATTTATGCTGCAAATGCATATCTTGCCAATAGCACATCTCTGCCACTCAACCTATCAGCCTTTTAATTGGAGGGGTGACTCATAAGGCTTATTGTGGCTGTTAACATCAAAGGTTTGGGGCCTACCCATTACTTTTCCTGTTTCTTGTTCTCTGGAACCTCCTTTTCTGCCCAATGACTTATCAAAAACCATAGAGCAAGAAGAAAGGGAGGCAATGCCTTCAAGTCTCTGAGTAAAACACAGTCAATCCATTAGAGTTTATGTGTCTCACCTGTGAGCTTttgaggacacctcacatccaaatcataacaaataGTAATCTGTACTGTATGAAACAGTAAAGGAATTATTTAGTTTGACAGCAAACAATACCAGTGGAAAACTCAGACTCCTAGAAAAAGTAAGAGCATCAGAACTGGCAAATGTCTGGCTCAATGTGAAAGActatatttctttctctctctgaccccttctttttcttcttctccttctccttctccttctccttctccttcttcttcttctttgtactgggattgagcccaaggacacttaaccactgaatcacatcaccATCCATTTTATATTCTATTCTGAAACagtgtctctctaagttgcttagggcctggctaaattgctgagactggctttgaacttcaatcctcctgcctcagcctccttagaggCTGGACTTACAGGTGAGCATCACCACACTTGGCTCTCTTTGACCTTTTACACTTACTTAATAAATACAAATAGAGCTTTCTCTTGGGGATTTTGAACTAAAAATCCCTCAATTGCATAGTTGTTCCCTGTACATTTCTTACTTAGTGATTTGTAAAAATCACTCCCAAATGAGCAGCTTGAAATTACCAGGGTTTATGATCTTGCCACTTTCCTATGGGCAATGTTCAAGACCAGAACTTGCAGGCTGATGGGCAGGGAAGGAAGGACCTCATCCATAGCTCATTCCTGTAGCTCGTGGCCACAGCCCTCAGTTCCTGGCCGTGGAGGACTCTCTTTAGGTGACTGTCCAGTGAAAGATGACTTAGCCAGGAGTGAATGATCCAAGAGAGAGCAGAGCAAGCAGGAACCccagtgtctttttgtctgtggctGCACACCATTGATTCTGCTTTGTCTCATCACTGAGTGAATTGAAGAAGTCGGCCACATTCATAAGGAGGGGAACTAGGTTCTCTTCTTGAGTATCAAGGAACTTGTGATCAGTTGAAAACCACCAAAGTCATCCCTCTGACCACAAATCATTCATATTCTTTCCACGTGTACAGTAAACTGCTTTCCattcaagacttcccaaagtctcATTTCCTCTTCTAACCAGCGTCAACTCCAGAGTCTCATCATCTGAATCAGGTCCAGGTACAGATGAGGCTCCTTGAAGGAACTCATGTCAGTGCAGCTCTCCACATGCAGTTCATGAAAGCTCACCCTGTGGACCAAAGAGAAGAGTTGTCTGCATCCTGACATCTCGACTGTGACCCGCACAGATGAGACAAACTGGGTGCAATAAGATGCAAGAAGATGGTGGAAAATCACACAATACAGAAAGTAGTACCCAAAACATGGGGGAAAGAACAGCTCTCCTTCAACCTTATGGTCGAGCTTCCACGCTGGAAAGAGAGAGCAAGCAAGCCTGCATTTCCTTTATTTATACAAAGGGGGCTTCAAAGGATATCCATGGAATCTTCTTTTGCCAAATAAGGTAGAGGGTGGGGTGTTCAAACCCAATGGGTAACGCCCGACTCCAGAGCTACTAAGCAGCCTCTATAGCTGAGTGAAGACTGAGGTCACGTGCTGTGCGTAAAAAACCACAAAATGATTGCAAGGCCAGACCAAAATTTCCTTAGCTTCATAACTGTCTTTCTTTCTAATGCACCCTCCCACTTTTAAAACCTGTCCTGTCCCAGCGCTTTTCTGATATGGAAATTTTGAAACAATTATATTTCAACCATCTTCCTTCCAAGCTGGCTTGGAATAAAACCTGCCTGTTTtcctattgttatggtttagatatgaggtgtccccccaaaggtcctgtgtgaggcaatAAAAGAACATTCATAGGTGAAATGATACtattatgagagttgtaacctaataagtggattgatccactgagaggaattaactgagtggtaactgtaggcaagtaggaTGTAGGTAGAGGAGGAAGGTCACTGCGGGTGTCTGcatttggggtacatattttatCCCTGGTGAGGGCAGTTCttgatctatctatcatctatctatctatctatctatctatctattatctCTGCTTTCTGATGGCCATGTCTTGAGCTGATTTTCCCCTCCACACCCTTCTGCCCTGATATTCTGTCTCTCCTCAGGCCCTGAGTAGTGGAGTTGGCTGTCTAGGCTCTGAGACTTTTAAAcccaaaaacacaaataaacttttcctcctttatgttgTTCTTGTCACTTCTTTTGGTCACGGTGactcaaagctgactaaaacaccttccAATTTTGAATCAGACTCTTTGAGGGGCACTCCCTCCCTGAATTGGAATACATTTCTTCTGCTGAAGGAGGCCAGATACCCCACCCAGGGAGTCTCCACAGAAGACGGGAGCAGAGATGCCCACTCAGGCCTGTTGAGCTGCAGGATCCCTAAGTTTCTATAGGTATATTTCCTGCCCGTGTCACTTCCTTGCCTCTTCTTTAAAAATCAGGCTTATTTTCAGGGATTTTGGAGATGAAACTTttgaaacaagtttttttttttttttcatcctcctTCAAAACTGGTTTGAATAAAACCCATTTTTCTACCAATTTGTTTTCAAATGTTCTGGAGCAGAGAGCATTAGGGCCTGACTTCCTTTCTCCCAGGCAGTGTTACAGCTGCCCAATAACAACTTGAGTCCTAATCTCTTCTTCCCAAGGTGGGATATCGTGCTGCTTACTAACAATCTAACCTTTTTGTGTGGGTTCATGATctggaaatattatatatatatatatatatatataatatattttatatattattatatattattatatatatattatatatctatatatatatatatatatatatatatatatagagagagagagagagagagagagagaaggaggagaagcagaaggagaaggaggaggagagaaaggaagaTCTCTTTTACTCATCTTATGGAGCACCAGTTTTATTGGTTTTGGGGTACACCTCAcccatcccttcccttccttttatttcttcccttccctcctctccattCTTGTGACCATATTTAGCCTCAATTATCGCTTAAATACTCTATCTCCAAACACAGTTACACTGGGATTAGAACTTCAACAAGTAAATTTTCGTGGGCTCAGGCGGGGGGTTGTACAAACACTGGGGATTCCCCCAGGCCCTTGTTGTATGCAGAATACATTCATCTATTCAATACCTCCCAAATCTTGACTCAAACCTGCATCATTTTTAGTGTTTTATGTCCATATTCTCCTCTAAAGTTTATTTAAATTAGATATGGTCATCTTGAAGTAAACATCTCTCCAGCTGTGATCCCGTGAAACCAGACACCACCAGGGCTCAGCTGGGCACCCTGACTCCCAGGCTCTAGGTAGCAACAGCCTGGCCTGTGGAAACCACAGTGGGTCTCCCCGCGGCCccgcttttaaaaatttttttgtaccTGAGGATGGatagcatacctttattttattttatttacctttattttattcgtttatttttatgtggtgccaggaatCGAACCccatgcctcatacatgctaggcaagcgctctaccactgagctacaaccccagtcctggatCTCCCCTCTGAATCCTAGTTGGAGGCAGTCTTGTCCCCAGGCCTGTGCACTCTGATGAAGTTGTAGCCTGTGGTGGGGGTGGCAGCCCTGATTTTCTACTGTAATGGAAATTCTCTTAACTAATTCCCttaaaatttttcactatattagTGATTACTCTAGAATTTACTGTCTAAGAAATTACTTCAGATTTATATTAATTTAAGCAAGATATGGAAATTCTTTTTTagtctatttatttaatttattatacatgacagcagaatgcatttcaattcatagtacacatatagagcacaatttctcatttctgtggttgtacaaagtagagtcacaccatttg
This region of Callospermophilus lateralis isolate mCalLat2 chromosome 6, mCalLat2.hap1, whole genome shotgun sequence genomic DNA includes:
- the LOC143400724 gene encoding HLA class II histocompatibility antigen, DO beta chain isoform X2, which produces MGSAWAPWVTALLVNLIRLNFSMTRGRDSPEEVQFVVRFIFNLEEYARFDSDLGVFVALTELGQPDAEQWNNRPDILERSRASVDMLCRHNYNLGAPFTVGRKVQPEVTVYPEKTPFLHQHNLLLCSVTGFYPGDIKIRWFWNGQEERAGVMSTGLIRNGDWTFQTMVMLEVTPSPGDVYSCLVEHPSLPSPVSVEWRAQREYSWKKILSGVGAFLLGLTFLLVGIIIHLRARKGSVEAQSGDEISRAILQKPYSGPNQSFSPET
- the LOC143400724 gene encoding HLA class II histocompatibility antigen, DO beta chain isoform X1, encoding MGSAWAPWVTALLVNLIRLNFSMTRGRDSPEDFVIQAKADCYFTNGTEEVQFVVRFIFNLEEYARFDSDLGVFVALTELGQPDAEQWNNRPDILERSRASVDMLCRHNYNLGAPFTVGRKVQPEVTVYPEKTPFLHQHNLLLCSVTGFYPGDIKIRWFWNGQEERAGVMSTGLIRNGDWTFQTMVMLEVTPSPGDVYSCLVEHPSLPSPVSVEWRAQREYSWKKILSGVGAFLLGLTFLLVGIIIHLRARKGSVEAQSGDEISRAILQKPYSGPNQSFSPET